The genome window tgattatcataagagacatcatgttcgatttatcctaatcatcatgctctacttttcttctgtagtgccttatcagaagagagcaatagggttatcgtgtcttaagagataatgaaggatttaatttaagagctaattcttatagaaactttaaataaagcaaaacattttaggcttaggaattagagtggatgagatatagactTATAGAAGAAAAATATAGTGAGcaaaaattatgggtactaagaataacgcagacaaaatgatcacaaaaaattaattgaggatcattaatataaggatcattatgtgaagaggtggtgatatgtctattactaacatcaaaataatagactacttaaagttctacttaaacgaagacaaaacagctttggccagaagtgtaatcatttaagcatgtgtgcaaagtggttgtaacaaatcagctttggccagaaattgagacaatcactttagttatgcacttgttaagtatgccatctatgaaggaattaaatcagctttggccagatattaagacattcatgtttatgatgcacacttaacatggctttcgtaatacttgaacgataagtagatgtatcaagtcagcttgggcagaagtgatacatcagaagctcattcaagttaagccattttggttttgtaaaacattatttgatcctcattaattaactaattaattacaaaaaccaatcatttagttcacattaaacagcctaaaataatgaggtttcgagtcaggtTTCGAatgagttatgagatctcgagtcagttatgaggtctcgagtcgcaaccttgttgtcacgagtcggaaccatggtctcgactactatatcttatgagatctcgagtcatgatgaggtctcgattcgcaaccacggtctcgagtcgcaatcttatggtctcgagttatgacgttatagtctcgagtcgcaaccttatggtctcgagttatgacgttatggtctcgagtcgagacctttgtctcgagttgtagacctttgagcccttatgatttcgagtcgagaccttatggtctcgagtcgagatctgttggtctcgagttgtgaaggtttaaggacctgatgatttcgagtcgagaccttatggtctcgagtcgagactgatggtctcgagtcgtaatctgatgaTCTCGAAGCTTCCTGTTAACAGCTGTGAATGTGAAagcataactgaaaattcgaattctaagggattatgagatattatttcctgttttaagatgatctaattttatcagcatatttcgaaaattataactgtttatctaataacagttttcgaataaacttaaaaaataaaattggatcaaacatagaaaaaacactcattaatcctaaaacattccaaaacataatagaattttcgaattttcctaagaacatgatgaaccctaaaaaacataaaacataaattctggaacccgaaacctgaattttaatagtttttctaaacagatttcggtcaAAACATAACCCAGTTGAAATCGAGTGAACATATAATTAATCCTTTTTCCCGAaaacagagatctcgagtcgatcttcatgactcgaaaccggctgtcaccgttttaaagttacaaaaaatccgttttccaagtttcaatcccagaattatggatacgaaaacagaactgactaatcaacatatgctctgataccacatgttggttcagttctgtttgtacATGAATGAAAACATGtgaacatacctttgattgcatcagtacaggctagcagagaatccagatgtagatgcagcaatagtgtttgacataattgtcagttttggtctggtttctccttagggtgcaatctaatgatggtggctaagaaaaccgaaaagggtatcggccgtaggagagggaggtcgaacattatgatgttatggctaatagggtgtgtctaattgtgtaactgtctaaccccttaacctccatataattctccttatataagcattcaggaggaaacctaattagttaataagggtaatatggtccatcaacaattaccaactaatttatttaataggttataatatattttgatctctataatgtaaatgattatgatggctatagattaaatattaaatcataatatatttaatcttacactaAACACTACTTTGTTATAGCTTTATGAACCATAGATTTTGGTATAACGTCAAATTTTACCACTTTTCATCTTCTAACAATTTCTCAAAGAGAAGATTACTACCTTGAACATTGGCTGCTTGAAACCTTCTCCCTTGATTTCACCGAATTTTGGGAGCCGCTTGAAGTGCTTCTTGGACCGTATGAGAGCCACACACAACACCTTTATATATTCTTGCAAAATTGGTCCAAAAATTCATAAATATTCCTTTAGTGCAAGATTTCAACTTTAGCCAACTAAACGCTTTTGCCCCTCAAGATCTTTTATTTGATCAACCATTACACAACTTATAAGGTTTTCTTCATTTTGTTCTTTCTTGGAATTTCACAAATTCTTCCAACACAATATTAATCAATTAAATCAAATGGTCGAGTTTAGCTTCTCTCTACTTCCAACTATCACTTGGTGTTAAAACTCTTATTGATGCTTCCTTACACTTGCACTAAGAGCATCTCGATCTAATGGAGGGGGTCACAAACACTCAACTTATATCTTCACGTCGGCTACCCTCGCAGCCTCCTCTTTCTTCGTCGTATGCCACCATCCTTGACACATAAGCGCTACAAGAACATTTTTCCTCCCATTGGGATGCGCTAACTCAACTGTCTTCGTTTCTTAATCCTTCAACTTTTGGTCGATATATATTGTCGATTATGCCATTGTGGGACTAGCCCAGATGGTAGAAATGCAAGCCTCTTAGGCGGAAGGTCTTGGGTTAAATCCCTGGCAATGAGTAGATTATCATGTAATTTAAGAGTAAGTAGGGACAGAGTAACATTCGTGATTCAAGAAAAATATATTATCATGACTTTGGATTTCAACACTATTTAAAGATATCACACATGAAAGGGGTTATGCATCCCTTTCTGTCCTTCAATTAGTTCTAGGAAAAATGCTATCTTTATAAGCGTCAAATTAAAACTAGAATGATCAAATAAGTCTTTAACTTAACCATCCAAAATTATGAAATTTATCTCAAATTTTTATTCGGACTACCGAGTCTATCTCATTGTCCCTTATCACTACCTCGTTCTATGCACTCATACATCCTCGTTATTTGTGGCATTGAGGGTTATGGGATCAATGCAACATCAAAATTTCCAAGGGTTTGTGATAGGGGTATGACCCTCGAATCACCGGTTCAAAACAAACAATAAAATTTAAGATAGTTCTACGGCTCGTTTGGATACAGATTCACCACCAAACGAAACGGTAGGGCTGCGACGTCTAACCGAAGATACAGATACACCACTACGGTTAGAGAATCGTGTCTAAGTTCACCACCCAACGCGCCACGGTTGAGCTAGCATAGACGAATTAATTAACCCACAAACATGAGATAATTAACACAAGAAAAAATTCATTCTAAAACTCAGTGCCTTCATTGATTGTCCTTTACCAAATACATATAGAAAATATAAAACAAACTGGTGATAACCTACCACTACTCACGAACAAATCTAGTACTACATTTTAAGCTAAAAGTACAATTAACTAAAGCATAAGAAATAAACTAAAATAAAGTGCTAGACCTTTTTTAAGCAAAACATGGGGACATGGGGTTGCATGGAGTGATCATGCATAACTGCTAAAATCTTCCAACGAGCCGACTGAAATATGTTGACCCACATTTTCTCCATCTGGGTCAGGTCGGGTCGGGTCGCGGGTCTACGGACTTGGATTTTTTTCACTCCAACCGGATCCGTTATGGATTGCCTATCATTCTCTTCGTCTTTGAGAAAGTTTGTCCTCAAACTTGGAAAAGAAAAATCAGGCGGCGGCTCAGGAGGTATTTCCGGTGGATATCCGATGGCGTATAGTTTGAAACGAAATTGGGATGGGTACCATAACAAATGGTTCATGGCATGAGATAATATCTTGTGTTGTACCCCTTGCTTTGGTGGTGGTTCAGGAGGAATTTCCTTCATATAGTGCACACCATTGTTATTTATCTGTATATTGCCATGTAGAGTTCCCATGATTGTAAATACACAATCCAAAACACGTACAATTTCTTGTGGACAATAACCATATAGCTTAATTAAGCTCATTGTTGGAGTCAGTGTAGGGACCACCGAAATCTGATTCAAAGCCTCATTGTTGGAGTCAGACTTGGTAAGAACATCAAGTGCATTTTCAGCCGAACTTTTACTAAAAACATTAGAGTTCATTTGTGTAAGTTGTCCACCATCatcttcttttttatttttcaattctTTGAACACCAAAAATTCAATATTTGAGCCATCTTCCCTGGGCGTGCCATTATCACAATCATCATCGGTTATTGCTACCTGCTCTTTAATAGGTTGAAATTCGTTTAAGGCTGATCTGGCGGGAGTTATTGGCGTGAGGGTAATTTTTCGATTGTTATGAACAAACGAGTATGTGTTCTTGAACCCGTCATGTATTACCCTTCTATCAAATAGCCAAGGCCTGCCTAATAACACATGACAAACATCCATGGGCAATACATCACACCAAATCTCATCTACATATATGTTACCAATACTGAATGTTAATAAGACCCGATTGGAGACTAGAATACCTTCTCCCTCATTGAGCCACTCAAGAATGTACGGTGATGGGTGCGGTACAGTTGCGAGCTTCAATTTTGAAACCAAAGTTTGGGAAGCGATGCTGGTACAACAACCTCCATCGACAATCATAGTACACACTTTTCCGGCTACGGTGCATCGAGTTTGGAAAATAGTCTCTCGTTGAAATTCTCCTTTGTGATCTAATGAACTGTTGAGGATTCTTCGAACCACCATTTGAAGTGGTTAACCAAGGCTGCCCTTTGAAGATCAGAACAAAAAAATTATACCTGCAACCGGTTTTCTTTTGGGTGTTTTACAGAGTAGAGAATCGGGATGAAGCGAGATGGAAACGAGCCGAGCTCTAATACCAAGTGATAGGGGTATGACCCTCGAATCACCGGTTCAAAACAAACAATAAAATTTAAGATAGTTCTACGGCTCGTTTGGATACAGATTCACCACCAAACGAAACGGTAGGGCTGCGACGTCTAACCGAAGATACAGATACACCACTACGGTTAGAGAATCGTGTCTAAGTTCACCACCCAACGCGCCACGGTTGAGCTAGCATAGACGAATTAATTAACCCACAAACATGAGATAATTAACACAAGAAAAAATTCATTCTAAAACTCAGTGCCTTCATTGATTGTCCTTTACCAAATACATATAGAAAATATAAAACAAACTGGTGATAACCTACCACTACTCACGAACAAATCTAGTACTACATTTTAAGCTAAAAGTACAATTAACTAAAGCATAAGAAATAAACTAAAATAAAGTGCTAGACCTTTTTTAAGCAAAACATGGGGACATGGGGTTGCATGGAGTGATCATGCATAACTGCTAAAATCTTCCAACGAGCCGACTGAAATATGTTGACCCACATTTTCTCCATCTGGGTCAGGTCGGGTCGGGTCGCGGGTCTACGGACTTGGATTTTTTTCACTCCAACCGGATCCGTTATGGATTGCCTATCAGTTTGATTTCTCCTTTTTTCCCATTGCTGTAAAAGAGCCTTGTGGCCCTTGTACTAAGTTTGATGTTCGAGAAAGACCAGCTAAAATCGGTAAGAAAAACCAGTCTATTTATTTAACACAAATGTTATATTATTGAaccttttttaaaaaaatgtatgaaaaaccagttattttGTTCCTAAAAAAgttaaaaactataaaaaaattaataaaatttgtatttcatgttttttttaaacCGGTCCAAACTGCTTTGGGTTTTGAATAAATCCGCTTTAATCATCTCTATCTACAtatattagagcattcacatggGATTCTCTATTCTATATAATATAAAGAAAAGAAtagagaaaacaataaaagtacCACTACATTGTAATCTCTATAATAGAGAAAAATATAAAGAAGTAAAGTAGACCTCTATGTTTAGAGGTTTATACTCAACTCTCTATGTTTTTACTGTGAGTGTGTAGGAAAGAGGAAAAAAATAATGAAATAAGTGATTGTGAGTAAGAAATAGATAGAGATAGGGAGTTGGATGTGAGAGCACTCACATTAGAGCCTCCACCTCCATCTTTATAAAAACACATATTTCTCTAGCTTCTGTAACTTTTTCAAAAACAACTCACATCAAACTCTCTGTCTCTATCTATTTCTTACTCCAAAAAACTTATTTTAATATGTTTTCTCTTTCCTACACACTCACAATAACAATATAGAGGGTTGAATATGACCATCTAAATACAAACATGTACtttattttctttaaattttTCTCTATCATAGAGATTCCAATGTGATGGTGTTTTTGTTATTTCCTTTAATATAAAATAGAGGCTCCAATGTCAATGTTCTGAGatgtttttgaaaaattaacaaaataaagaaagaTGTATTTTTATATAGATGGAgataaaaaaaatgtgtttttatatAGGAGATAAAGGGTTTAATGTGAATATAGTTGTGTAACCCATTGGGCTTGATGTTGTATCCTCCTTTTGTCACATTAGTTGTGTAGTCCATTGGGCTTGATGTTGTATCCTCCTTTTATCACATAAAATGCCAAAATGGCTCCAACATTTAAAAGTGATCAGCAACATATCTTATAATATACTATAATAAGTAGGGTATTTCGTATTGAGTACTGAAATCGTATTGAACCGATAGGTATCGAAAGCATTTTGTAACGAGTAGCGGTACCGTATCAAATCGATACCGTTTCAGTACGGTATTCAGTATTACCCACCTTTTCAAAACTTCGGTAATCCGGTACCGATCTCATCTCTAATTCTAAGTGATAAGTCAATATAGatcaattttatttattaacgttTCAGTTTTAGATGTCTGGATTTCTAATAAATTGTTGTTTCTAAAAGAATATTAAAACACAATATATTTAATGGTCGGTTTAAGTAAAATGATAATAATAAACACTCAATTAAGACTATGATAAGCAATAAATTTTCTATAAATACCTGTGGATAGTTTGTGATGTTAGTTAGAAACCCACTTTTTATATGAATGTCAATAAATATTCAAATAAGTTAGAATTTACTGTCATATTTTGTCAGATAACATAGCTATAGGGGTTGGTTGCaatacaaaccatatttatcctacaaaccgtTAGAACAGATCTTAgcacttaaaaaaagttaaattagcacatactaaaacaatacatacataaatgtagcacttttgaattatattagcacatgaaaattaatcaagataattgattttagcacatatttgAATGATATCAACACATTTCTTAATCAGCACattgaaaataaaagaaaatttcaaataaataattaattgcttgttagcatatttataagaaattcaatataattgatattattaaggatattattttatcattttgatATAATTGGTTCGATGTCACGTGCTAAATgtagtttgtatttgatcctactccCATAGTTATAATATATCATATTATATTATacacaagagagagagagagagaattaaTTTGGGgcttgaagaaacactagataattGACCTGAATCGAATTATCTAGGGGGATTGAATCTGCATAAATGGGTTTGT of Helianthus annuus cultivar XRQ/B chromosome 1, HanXRQr2.0-SUNRISE, whole genome shotgun sequence contains these proteins:
- the LOC118479565 gene encoding uncharacterized protein LOC118479565: MVVRRILNSSLDHKGEFQRETIFQTRCTVAGKVCTMIVDGGCCTSIASQTLVSKLKLATVPHPSPYILEWLNEGEGRPWLFDRRVIHDGFKNTYSFVHNNRKITLTPITPARSALNEFQPIKEQVAITDDDCDNGTPREDGSNIEFLVFKELKNKKEDDGGQLTQMNSNVFSKSSAENALDVLTKSDSNNEALNQISVVPTLTPTMSLIKLYGYCPQEIVRVLDCVFTIMGTLHGNIQINNNGVHYMKEIPPEPPPKQGVQHKILSHAMNHLLWYPSQFRFKLYAIGYPPEIPPEPPPDFSFPSLRTNFLKDEENDRQSITDPVGVKKIQVRRPATRPDLTQMEKMWVNIFQSARWKILAVMHDHSMQPHVPMFCLKKV